The Paenibacillus polymyxa M1 DNA segment AACATCCTCCTTTTATAGGTGAGATAAAGCCTGCCATCATTGTACCGATGTAAAATATTATTGATTAGGCCCTCGATCTAACGAATTCGAGTTCGTCCCTCACTGTTAATAACAATACAACCCCGATAGAGTTTTATGAAATAGAATTTTTTAGCCCCTGGTTGTCATTATCTCCAGCAAGCGACGTAATGCGGCCGATAGATGTTCACTTTGGGCATGTACAAGTCCCACTTCCAACCTGCAGTATGGCTCTGGCAAAGATATCACTAAAACCTCTCCTCTTAATTCGGCTTGAACAGCCGAAGATCGCGGGAGTAAAGATACCCCTATTCCGGCAGATACACCACTTAGGATCGTGTTCAGTGTACCAAATTCCATTACATTGAGCGTATGGACACCACGGCTATGTAGAAAAGCTTCAGTTTGAATTCTGTGTGTACACCCGATCTCAAAGAACAACATCGGTTTACCTAATACTTCGGGCATCTGATGCAAGCCGGGTTCCGCAATCAGAACCAGTTCTTCAT contains these protein-coding regions:
- a CDS encoding LysR substrate-binding domain-containing protein; amino-acid sequence: MFDEELVLIAEPGLHQMPEVLGKPMLFFEIGCTHRIQTEAFLHSRGVHTLNVMEFGTLNTILSGVSAGIGVSLLPRSSAVQAELRGEVLVISLPEPYCRLEVGLVHAQSEHLSAALRRLLEIMTTRG